The following are encoded together in the Streptomyces rapamycinicus NRRL 5491 genome:
- a CDS encoding SDR family NAD(P)-dependent oxidoreductase — MAESRHAVVTGVSSGIGAAIAARLLDEGWRITGLSRTAPAHAVTRLHWIPADLSRPEGLPEVLAPVSGVDAIVHAAGVQRSARLGELDPEDGSLMWRIHVQAAGVLVDTLVDRVADGGRVVLVGSRTMTGVPGKSQYAATKAALPALARSWAAELAPRAVTVNVVAPGPTDTPMLRDPGRSRTPPVMPPLGRLVRAEEVAGLTSFLLGPEGGAVTGQTLVMCAGASL, encoded by the coding sequence ATGGCTGAGTCCCGGCACGCCGTGGTCACCGGTGTCAGCTCCGGTATCGGCGCCGCGATCGCCGCCCGGCTGCTGGACGAGGGGTGGCGGATCACCGGGCTCAGCCGTACGGCCCCCGCGCACGCGGTGACGCGGCTGCACTGGATTCCGGCCGATCTGTCCCGGCCGGAGGGCCTCCCCGAGGTGCTGGCCCCGGTGTCCGGGGTGGACGCGATCGTGCACGCGGCGGGCGTTCAGCGCTCGGCGCGGCTGGGGGAGCTCGACCCCGAGGACGGATCCCTCATGTGGCGGATCCATGTGCAGGCGGCGGGCGTCCTGGTGGACACGCTGGTGGACCGGGTCGCGGACGGTGGCCGGGTGGTGCTGGTGGGCAGCCGGACGATGACGGGTGTCCCCGGCAAGAGCCAGTACGCGGCCACCAAGGCGGCGCTGCCCGCGCTGGCCCGGTCCTGGGCGGCCGAGCTGGCGCCAAGGGCGGTCACGGTCAACGTGGTGGCGCCCGGGCCGACGGACACCCCCATGCTGCGGGACCCCGGCCGCAGCCGCACCCCGCCCGTGATGCCACCGCTGGGGCGGCTGGTCCGCGCGGAGGAGGTGGCGGGGCTGACCTCGTTCCTGCTGGGCCCGGAGGGCGGCGCGGTCACCGGCCAGACGCTGGTGATGTGCGCGGGCGCCTCACTCTGA
- a CDS encoding sialidase family protein, with the protein MTADDDTAIPLTDGRLRARPGDPGLREAFLPAPAVQNHAANLTVLPGGDLGCVWFGGTQEGVPDISVWFSRLAPGAGTWTEPVRLSDDDTRSEQNPLLFPTPDGELWLLYTAQRAGDQDTAEVRLRVSADAGVTWGAPRTLFPATEAGGVFIRQPVAVLDSGRWLLPVFHCVATPGVKWVGDRDTSAVMISDDQGRTWRERPVPGSTGCVHMNVHQLPDTTLLALFRSRWADAVYRSHSTDGGETWSEPVRTELPNNNSSVQYVPLADGRLALVYNHSSRADATARRVSLYDEIDDEGQTGETPAPAATPDDSAPGAFWGAPRAPMTLALSSDHGLTWPVRRDLDTGDGHCLTNNSRDRLNRELSYPTIRQGPDGTLHIAYTYHRQAIKYVRVTPDWAADG; encoded by the coding sequence ATGACCGCCGACGATGACACCGCGATACCGCTGACGGACGGGCGGCTTCGGGCGCGCCCGGGGGACCCGGGGCTGCGGGAGGCGTTCTTGCCCGCGCCCGCCGTGCAGAACCATGCCGCCAACCTCACCGTGCTGCCCGGAGGGGACCTCGGATGTGTGTGGTTCGGGGGCACGCAGGAGGGCGTGCCGGACATCTCCGTGTGGTTCTCGCGGCTCGCCCCGGGGGCCGGCACCTGGACCGAGCCGGTCCGGCTCTCGGACGACGACACCCGCTCGGAGCAGAACCCGCTGCTGTTCCCGACCCCCGACGGGGAGCTGTGGTTGCTGTACACCGCCCAGCGGGCGGGCGATCAGGACACCGCCGAGGTCCGGCTGCGGGTGTCCGCCGACGCGGGTGTCACCTGGGGCGCGCCGCGTACGCTGTTCCCGGCCACGGAGGCGGGCGGGGTGTTCATCCGTCAGCCGGTGGCCGTCCTGGACTCCGGGCGGTGGCTGTTGCCGGTGTTCCACTGCGTGGCCACACCCGGTGTCAAATGGGTCGGCGACCGCGACACCAGCGCGGTGATGATCAGTGACGACCAGGGGCGCACCTGGCGCGAGCGGCCGGTGCCGGGCTCGACCGGCTGTGTGCACATGAACGTCCACCAACTGCCGGACACCACCCTGCTGGCCCTCTTCCGCAGCCGCTGGGCGGACGCGGTGTACCGCTCGCACAGCACCGACGGCGGGGAGACCTGGAGCGAGCCGGTCCGCACCGAACTGCCCAACAACAACTCCTCCGTGCAGTACGTCCCGCTCGCCGACGGACGGCTCGCGCTGGTCTACAACCACAGCAGCCGCGCGGACGCCACGGCCCGCCGGGTGTCCCTCTACGACGAGATCGACGATGAGGGGCAGACCGGAGAGACACCGGCCCCGGCCGCCACGCCGGACGACTCCGCGCCCGGCGCCTTCTGGGGCGCGCCCCGCGCCCCGATGACCCTCGCGCTGTCCTCCGACCACGGCCTGACCTGGCCGGTACGGCGCGATCTGGACACCGGCGACGGCCACTGCCTGACCAACAACTCACGCGACCGGCTCAACCGCGAGCTGTCCTACCCCACCATCCGGCAGGGCCCCGACGGCACGTTGCACATCGCGTACACCTACCACCGCCAGGCCATCAAGTACGTCCGCGTCACACCGGATTGGGCGGCCGATGGCTGA
- a CDS encoding aldo/keto reductase, with translation MNAHAHTHTTSQASPGGVALPGVPVRLSRLVLGTMTFGDTVDRAGAAAMLDTALDAGVTGVDTANAYAGGTTETILAELLPGRRDRIVLATKAGMPHPDAGGHSPLSARGMRAALEGSLRRLGTDRVDLFYLHQPDRATPLEETLGTVAEFVTEGKILALGVSNYAAWQIAEVTHTADRVGAPRPVVAQQLYNLLARRIEEEYREYAATSGLRTMVYNPLGGGLLTGRHAFEEQPESGRFGDSRVAEMYRRRYWDAGLFEGVRSLSRIAEEAGIPLVDLSLRWLLGRDGVDALLLGGSRVEHLRANLAAAAAGPLPAEVAAACDEVGARLRGPMPAYNR, from the coding sequence GTGAACGCGCATGCGCACACCCACACCACCAGCCAGGCGTCTCCCGGAGGGGTCGCCCTGCCGGGCGTCCCGGTGCGGCTCTCGCGGCTGGTGCTCGGCACCATGACCTTCGGTGACACGGTGGACCGGGCGGGCGCCGCCGCGATGCTGGACACCGCGCTGGACGCCGGGGTGACGGGGGTGGACACCGCGAACGCCTACGCGGGCGGCACCACCGAGACGATCCTGGCCGAGCTGCTGCCCGGCCGCCGCGACCGGATAGTGCTCGCCACCAAGGCCGGTATGCCGCACCCCGACGCCGGCGGCCACTCACCGCTGTCCGCGCGCGGGATGCGCGCGGCCCTCGAGGGCAGCCTGCGCCGCCTGGGCACCGACCGTGTCGACCTGTTCTATCTGCACCAGCCCGACCGGGCGACGCCGCTGGAGGAGACCCTCGGCACGGTCGCCGAGTTCGTCACCGAGGGCAAGATCCTCGCACTCGGCGTCTCCAACTACGCCGCCTGGCAGATCGCCGAGGTCACCCACACCGCCGACCGGGTCGGCGCGCCGCGCCCGGTGGTGGCCCAGCAGCTGTACAACCTGCTGGCACGGCGGATCGAGGAGGAGTACCGGGAGTACGCGGCCACCAGCGGGCTGCGCACCATGGTCTACAACCCGCTGGGCGGCGGCCTGCTGACGGGCCGTCATGCCTTTGAGGAGCAGCCGGAGTCGGGGCGCTTCGGCGACTCGCGGGTGGCGGAGATGTACCGGCGGCGCTACTGGGACGCCGGGCTCTTCGAGGGCGTACGGAGCCTGTCGCGGATCGCCGAGGAGGCGGGCATCCCGCTGGTCGACCTCTCGCTGCGCTGGCTGCTCGGGCGGGACGGGGTGGACGCGCTGCTGCTCGGCGGCTCCCGTGTGGAGCACCTCCGCGCCAACCTGGCCGCCGCGGCGGCGGGGCCGCTCCCGGCGGAGGTGGCGGCGGCGTGCGACGAGGTGGGGGCGCGGCTACGGGGGCCGATGCCCGCGTACAACCGGTAG
- a CDS encoding ATP-binding cassette domain-containing protein — translation MTPTPLLAVEDLVVEYPVAGGVFRAVDGVSFAVPPGGALGVVGESGCGKSTIARSIVRLLRPTRGRILLDGTDIAGLPERRLRPLRKRVQMVFQDPYGSLDPHLTAEEIVAEPLRLNGMRSGAERARRAAALIDQVGLPAGALQRRPAEFSGGQRQRIGIARALASGPELLVCDEATSALDVSVQAQVLQLLRELQTERGLAYIVISHNLGVVREISSEVVVMRAGRIIESGPTGTVLSAPVEPYTRALRRAALDPTTMRGRKPRALVSAIAADQAPVAADQAPVAADQAPVAADQAPVGAGQEPGATQ, via the coding sequence GTGACCCCCACACCCCTGCTGGCCGTCGAGGACCTGGTGGTCGAATACCCGGTCGCCGGCGGTGTCTTCCGCGCGGTGGACGGCGTCAGCTTCGCCGTCCCGCCCGGCGGCGCGCTCGGCGTCGTCGGCGAGTCCGGCTGCGGCAAGTCCACCATCGCACGCTCCATCGTCCGGCTGCTGCGCCCCACCCGGGGCCGGATCCTGCTCGACGGAACCGACATCGCGGGCCTGCCCGAACGGCGGCTGCGTCCGCTGCGCAAGCGGGTGCAGATGGTCTTCCAGGATCCGTACGGCTCCCTGGACCCGCATCTGACGGCCGAGGAGATCGTGGCCGAACCGCTGCGGCTGAACGGCATGCGCTCCGGGGCCGAACGCGCCCGCCGCGCCGCCGCCCTCATCGACCAGGTCGGGCTGCCCGCCGGTGCGCTCCAGCGCCGCCCGGCCGAGTTCTCCGGCGGCCAGCGGCAGCGGATCGGCATCGCCCGCGCCCTGGCCAGCGGCCCCGAGCTGCTGGTGTGCGACGAGGCCACCTCCGCGCTGGACGTCTCCGTACAGGCCCAGGTGCTCCAGCTGCTGCGGGAGCTCCAGACCGAACGGGGGCTCGCCTACATCGTCATCTCCCACAACCTCGGCGTGGTCCGCGAGATCAGCTCCGAGGTGGTGGTGATGCGCGCCGGGCGGATCATCGAATCCGGGCCCACCGGAACGGTGCTCTCCGCGCCCGTCGAGCCCTACACCCGGGCGCTGCGACGGGCGGCGCTCGACCCGACGACCATGCGGGGACGCAAACCGCGCGCCCTCGTGTCCGCGATCGCGGCCGACCAGGCACCCGTCGCGGCCGACCAGGCACCCGTCGCGGCCGACCAGGCACCCGTCGCGGCCGACCAGGCACCCGTCGGGGCCGGCCAGGAACCAGGAGCGACGCAGTGA
- a CDS encoding ABC transporter ATP-binding protein has product MSDTTSDPTNTPLLEVEDLQIELITDRGVVRAVDGVGFTIGPGETVTIIGESGSGKSTTAMGLLRLLPEGLAVLSGTARIFGADVIADATAAGRIRGRGVSLIPQDPMTALSPVHTIGRQLGEALRLRHPGMSRADARAKGVELLGRVRIPRPETRWGAYPHQFSGGMLQRVLIAIALAAEPRLLVADEPTSALDVTVQAGVLDLLMELQERTGIGILMITHDLGVARLVSDRIHVMRDGRFVESGPVEQIVDHPRERYTRDLLAAVPTLGPWDETPAAAVTEEAL; this is encoded by the coding sequence ATGAGCGACACCACGAGCGATCCGACGAACACCCCGCTGCTGGAGGTCGAGGACCTGCAGATCGAGCTGATCACCGACCGCGGTGTGGTGCGCGCGGTCGACGGGGTCGGCTTCACCATCGGCCCCGGCGAGACGGTCACCATCATCGGCGAGTCCGGCTCCGGCAAGTCCACCACCGCGATGGGGCTGCTGCGGCTGCTGCCCGAAGGGCTCGCCGTCCTCTCCGGAACGGCCCGGATCTTCGGCGCCGACGTCATCGCCGACGCCACCGCCGCCGGGCGGATCCGCGGCCGCGGGGTGTCCCTGATCCCCCAGGACCCGATGACCGCGCTCAGCCCGGTGCACACCATCGGCCGACAGCTGGGCGAGGCACTCCGGCTGCGCCACCCGGGGATGTCCCGCGCCGACGCCCGTGCCAAGGGCGTCGAACTGCTCGGCCGGGTGCGGATCCCCCGCCCCGAGACCCGCTGGGGCGCCTACCCGCACCAGTTCTCCGGCGGCATGCTCCAGCGCGTCCTCATCGCCATCGCCCTGGCCGCCGAGCCCCGGCTGCTGGTGGCCGACGAGCCGACCTCGGCGCTCGACGTCACCGTCCAGGCGGGCGTCCTGGACCTGCTGATGGAGCTGCAGGAGCGCACCGGCATCGGCATCCTGATGATCACCCACGACCTGGGGGTGGCCCGGCTGGTCTCCGACCGCATCCACGTCATGCGCGACGGCCGTTTCGTGGAGTCGGGGCCGGTGGAACAGATCGTGGACCACCCCCGCGAGCGGTACACCCGCGATCTGCTCGCCGCCGTGCCCACCCTGGGCCCCTGGGACGAGACCCCCGCGGCCGCCGTCACCGAGGAGGCGCTGTGA
- a CDS encoding ABC transporter permease: MQGALEPPAPAKAGPGTRPSAVTARDLARATATRRRRSASLKLWTGAVCTLLVVVPVALAQVLPLPGAGDQDLSRRRLAPLTDGHLFGTDQLGRDVLSRVLHGGQVSLTVGVLAVVVSGLIGIVAGAAAGYYGRWVDAVVSRLLEAQMSLPLLMMLLLVVALFGPSVTVITCVIAIAQWPEVARLTRSLVLVEREKPYVAAAQVLGLPRIAILARHVIPNIVRQASLVVLLLLAQAVLLESALSYLGAGPQRPFATWGRIISDGQDYITTSWWLVTLPGLVIVLLVVGVNLLGDGLRDRTRRRTTEGSR; the protein is encoded by the coding sequence ATGCAAGGCGCCCTCGAACCCCCGGCCCCCGCGAAGGCCGGCCCCGGGACCCGCCCCAGCGCGGTCACCGCCAGGGATCTGGCCCGCGCCACCGCCACCCGGCGCCGCCGCAGCGCGAGCCTCAAGCTGTGGACGGGCGCGGTGTGCACCCTGCTGGTCGTGGTGCCGGTGGCACTCGCCCAGGTGCTGCCCCTGCCCGGCGCGGGCGACCAGGACCTCTCCCGGCGCCGGCTCGCCCCGCTGACCGACGGCCATCTCTTCGGCACCGACCAGCTCGGCCGCGATGTGCTCTCCCGGGTGCTGCACGGCGGCCAGGTGTCCCTGACGGTCGGGGTGCTCGCCGTCGTCGTCTCCGGTCTCATCGGCATCGTCGCGGGCGCGGCCGCCGGGTACTACGGCCGCTGGGTGGACGCCGTCGTCTCCCGGCTGCTGGAGGCCCAGATGTCGCTGCCGCTGCTGATGATGCTGCTGCTCGTCGTGGCCCTCTTCGGCCCCTCCGTCACCGTCATCACCTGCGTCATCGCCATCGCCCAGTGGCCCGAGGTGGCCCGGCTGACCCGGTCCCTGGTGCTGGTCGAGCGGGAGAAGCCGTATGTGGCCGCCGCGCAGGTGCTGGGGCTGCCCCGGATCGCCATCCTGGCCCGCCATGTCATCCCCAACATCGTCCGCCAGGCATCGCTCGTGGTCCTGCTGCTGCTCGCCCAGGCGGTGCTGCTGGAGAGCGCGCTCAGCTACCTCGGCGCGGGCCCCCAGCGGCCGTTCGCCACCTGGGGCCGGATCATCTCCGACGGCCAGGACTACATCACCACCTCCTGGTGGCTGGTGACCCTGCCCGGCCTCGTCATCGTGCTGCTGGTGGTCGGGGTCAACCTGCTGGGCGACGGACTGCGCGACCGCACCCGACGGCGTACGACGGAGGGCTCCCGATGA
- a CDS encoding ABC transporter permease: MPRYLIRRLGQSVLTVFLTLSTVFVLVRMAPGDPAAALAGPNPSSADLARIREQFGLDRGLLTQYGLFLRDLFTGDLGTSYSFHAPALDVVLDRVPYTITLSLSAIALTTVVAVPLGVWMARRADTKRELGANVLTIAGQSMPDFWIGVMLLTLFAVAVPVLPASGFTTWGGLILPTVTVAILQMALISRLVRREMVAALASPYVTVARSRGVSNRVLTWRYAMGNSAIPVLTALGTRFAAMLNGVVVVEVVFGWPGVGSLVVRALETRDYPLIQATVLVTAALAVLVQLLIDLAYPLLDPRVRLGKAA; encoded by the coding sequence GTGCCGCGCTATCTGATACGCCGCCTGGGCCAGAGCGTCCTGACCGTCTTCCTGACCCTCTCCACCGTCTTCGTCCTGGTCCGCATGGCCCCGGGCGACCCCGCCGCCGCCCTGGCCGGGCCCAACCCCTCCAGCGCGGACCTCGCCCGGATCCGGGAGCAGTTCGGCCTGGACCGCGGACTGCTCACCCAGTACGGGCTCTTCCTGCGCGATCTGTTCACCGGCGACCTCGGCACCAGCTACTCCTTCCACGCGCCCGCCCTGGACGTGGTGCTGGACCGGGTGCCGTACACCATCACCCTCTCCCTCTCCGCGATCGCCCTCACCACCGTGGTGGCCGTGCCGCTCGGCGTGTGGATGGCCCGCCGCGCCGACACCAAGCGGGAGCTGGGCGCCAATGTGCTGACCATCGCCGGGCAGTCCATGCCGGACTTCTGGATCGGCGTGATGCTGCTGACCCTCTTCGCCGTGGCCGTCCCGGTGCTGCCCGCATCCGGCTTCACCACCTGGGGCGGACTGATCCTGCCCACCGTCACCGTGGCGATCCTCCAGATGGCGCTGATCTCCCGGCTGGTCCGCCGGGAGATGGTGGCGGCCCTCGCCTCGCCGTACGTCACCGTCGCCCGTTCCCGCGGGGTCTCGAACCGCGTACTGACCTGGCGCTACGCCATGGGCAACTCCGCCATCCCGGTGCTCACCGCGCTCGGCACCCGGTTCGCCGCGATGCTCAACGGTGTCGTGGTGGTCGAGGTGGTGTTCGGCTGGCCCGGGGTCGGCTCGCTGGTCGTCCGCGCCCTGGAGACCCGCGACTATCCGCTGATCCAGGCGACCGTGCTGGTCACCGCCGCGCTGGCGGTCCTCGTCCAACTCCTCATCGACCTGGCGTACCCGCTGCTCGACCCGCGGGTACGCCTGGGAAAGGCGGCCTGA
- a CDS encoding ABC transporter substrate-binding protein, whose product MTRIPYAPALSRRSVLRLGAGASAGMALAPLTGCAGPTGAPGPGAISLGLNRSLVSLDNKLNQFDAAVTVQRAVRQALTRIGKGLRPELVLADRFEMTEPTAWTVRLREGVRYSDGTPVTVKDVSTALKMYAGVNGSFIVGLFPEMPTVEPVDERTFRLHTKRPVPILDQLMANILISPAAGNRPEELSGGAGSGPYVVTSANSGTGEYTLAVNPRYWGRRPTVDRVRVRFVPEESSRVVAVRSGELDVIDTITPDSAEQLKGLPGVRLDRTSGTRVNQLFFNFRKPRGHPLADARVREALSYAIDGEALVRDVLTDSAQQAEGVVPLALKGAVRTGRYVHDPGEARKRLAALGASDLKVKIIWESGEFPADTSVMEAVLEMLRGAGVRASLQQFEPGGDIQQWRQGRRGDWDVLGNGFSVPTGHASTSLQGMYGGTPEKERSRDTYQGYVFPRIATRLADASAETDEKTRNERLAAVQKQIWDTRPCLWAFVPDVVLARRTRVRDVGLLQLNSYDLAAVRLEG is encoded by the coding sequence ATGACCCGTATCCCCTACGCTCCGGCCCTCAGCCGCCGGTCCGTGCTGCGCCTCGGAGCAGGCGCCTCAGCAGGTATGGCCCTCGCCCCGCTCACCGGGTGCGCGGGGCCCACCGGCGCCCCCGGGCCCGGCGCCATCAGTCTCGGGCTGAACCGCTCGCTGGTCAGCCTGGACAACAAGCTCAACCAGTTCGACGCGGCGGTGACGGTGCAGCGCGCGGTGCGCCAGGCGCTGACCCGGATCGGCAAGGGGCTCCGCCCCGAACTCGTGCTCGCCGACCGCTTCGAGATGACCGAGCCCACCGCCTGGACGGTGCGGCTCCGTGAGGGGGTCCGCTACTCCGACGGAACTCCGGTCACCGTCAAGGACGTCTCGACCGCGCTGAAGATGTACGCGGGCGTCAACGGCTCGTTCATCGTCGGCCTCTTCCCCGAGATGCCCACCGTCGAGCCGGTCGACGAGCGCACCTTCCGGCTGCACACCAAGCGCCCGGTGCCCATCCTCGACCAGCTGATGGCCAACATCCTGATCAGCCCGGCCGCCGGGAACCGGCCCGAGGAGCTGTCCGGCGGGGCGGGCTCCGGCCCGTACGTGGTCACCTCGGCCAACTCCGGCACCGGCGAGTACACCCTCGCCGTCAACCCCCGGTACTGGGGCCGCCGCCCCACCGTGGACCGGGTCCGGGTGCGCTTCGTGCCCGAGGAGTCCAGCCGTGTCGTCGCCGTGCGCAGCGGTGAGCTGGACGTCATCGACACGATCACCCCCGACTCCGCCGAGCAGCTCAAGGGCCTGCCGGGGGTGCGCCTGGACCGCACCTCGGGCACCCGCGTCAACCAGCTGTTCTTCAACTTCCGCAAGCCACGCGGACATCCGCTGGCCGACGCCCGGGTGCGCGAGGCGCTCAGCTACGCCATCGACGGCGAGGCCCTGGTGCGCGATGTGCTCACCGACTCGGCCCAGCAGGCCGAGGGCGTCGTCCCGCTCGCCCTCAAGGGGGCCGTACGCACCGGGCGTTACGTCCACGACCCCGGCGAGGCCCGCAAGCGCCTCGCCGCGCTGGGCGCGAGCGATCTCAAGGTGAAGATCATCTGGGAGTCGGGCGAGTTCCCCGCGGACACCTCGGTGATGGAGGCCGTGCTGGAGATGCTGCGCGGGGCCGGCGTCCGCGCCAGCCTCCAGCAGTTCGAACCGGGCGGCGACATCCAGCAGTGGCGGCAGGGCCGCCGCGGCGACTGGGACGTCCTCGGCAACGGCTTCTCCGTCCCCACCGGCCACGCCTCCACCAGCCTCCAGGGCATGTACGGCGGCACGCCGGAGAAGGAGCGGAGCCGGGACACCTACCAGGGCTATGTCTTCCCCCGGATCGCCACCCGGCTGGCCGACGCCTCCGCCGAGACCGACGAGAAGACGCGGAACGAGCGGCTCGCCGCCGTCCAGAAGCAGATTTGGGACACCCGCCCCTGCCTGTGGGCGTTCGTCCCCGATGTGGTGCTGGCCCGCCGCACCCGGGTGCGCGATGTGGGCCTGCTCCAGCTCAACTCCTACGACCTCGCCGCCGTGCGTCTGGAGGGCTGA
- a CDS encoding four-carbon acid sugar kinase family protein encodes MTPSRRLLAIADDLSGAAEVAAAVCSRTTRSRVLLFGGPGAVGMATALRPRHAGEATVLDLDSRYRPAAEAAEAVRGALRMSWPDGGGQDAVAAPGPSDTLEALDTFVLKKIDSLLRGNVAAEIAALAEGGAGVVLAPALPIAGRVVRSGVVHIGGVPLHEGDAWRAEAVPPPASVAQALGGLPTAPIPLATVRSSRPTLLTALRAAATAGRVAICDAETDADLDAIVEASLADGPGMRLVGSGGLALALGRHLTTASPATGARAAPGTGSPAAAGPAAPGATGSAVPGATGSVATAVGGPAVSDSWGRGAADATRAAVLASAAGTAASSAQTGRPVLVVVGTAEPAAVEQVRRLVEDGASHHPLPLAALLADGSPVRLPALTAAVTVVSLSASPESPGPAPAYEAVALPSPRPAPSSVGGAEPVSGRRLVLGLARAVGAAVAAHDGAVDLVLTGGETARRVLDALAVAELDPVGQVHHGAVHLRTPDGRSVVTRPGSFGDPDSLRHIVRALRPHSTERKVTS; translated from the coding sequence ATGACACCCAGCCGGAGACTGCTGGCCATCGCGGATGACCTGTCGGGCGCCGCGGAGGTGGCGGCCGCGGTTTGCTCGCGCACAACACGCAGTCGGGTACTGCTCTTCGGGGGGCCGGGCGCCGTCGGCATGGCAACGGCCCTTCGCCCCCGCCATGCCGGCGAGGCGACCGTCCTGGACCTGGACTCCCGCTACCGCCCGGCGGCGGAGGCGGCGGAGGCGGTCCGCGGGGCGCTGCGGATGTCCTGGCCGGACGGGGGCGGCCAGGACGCCGTGGCCGCCCCGGGCCCCTCGGACACCCTGGAAGCGCTGGACACCTTCGTCCTGAAGAAGATCGACTCGCTGCTGCGGGGCAATGTCGCCGCCGAGATCGCCGCACTCGCGGAGGGCGGTGCGGGGGTGGTGCTCGCCCCGGCACTGCCGATCGCCGGGCGCGTGGTGCGCTCGGGGGTGGTCCACATCGGCGGAGTGCCGCTCCACGAGGGCGACGCATGGCGCGCCGAGGCCGTCCCCCCGCCCGCCTCGGTGGCCCAGGCGCTGGGCGGCCTGCCCACCGCCCCGATCCCGCTCGCGACCGTACGGTCCTCCCGCCCCACCCTGCTCACCGCCCTGCGCGCGGCCGCGACGGCGGGACGGGTGGCCATCTGCGACGCGGAGACGGACGCGGATCTCGACGCGATCGTCGAGGCATCACTCGCGGACGGCCCCGGAATGCGACTGGTCGGCTCGGGCGGCCTGGCCCTGGCCCTGGGCCGCCACCTGACGACGGCCTCCCCGGCCACGGGGGCGCGGGCCGCACCGGGCACTGGGAGCCCGGCCGCCGCGGGCCCGGCCGCCCCTGGCGCCACGGGCTCGGCCGTCCCTGGCGCCACGGGCTCGGTTGCCACCGCCGTCGGGGGCCCGGCCGTCTCGGACAGCTGGGGCCGGGGCGCCGCCGACGCCACCCGGGCTGCGGTCCTCGCGTCGGCGGCCGGAACGGCCGCGTCCTCGGCGCAGACCGGGCGGCCGGTGCTGGTCGTCGTGGGTACGGCCGAGCCTGCCGCCGTTGAACAGGTGCGGCGGCTGGTCGAGGACGGGGCCAGCCACCACCCGCTTCCGCTTGCGGCGCTGTTGGCGGACGGGTCCCCGGTACGGCTGCCCGCGCTGACCGCCGCCGTCACCGTCGTCTCCCTCAGCGCCTCGCCCGAATCTCCGGGCCCGGCACCCGCGTACGAGGCGGTGGCCCTCCCCTCCCCCCGACCGGCGCCATCCTCCGTCGGCGGAGCCGAGCCGGTCTCCGGGCGGCGGCTGGTGCTCGGGCTTGCCCGGGCCGTCGGCGCGGCCGTCGCCGCGCACGACGGGGCCGTCGACCTCGTGCTGACCGGCGGTGAGACGGCGCGCCGGGTGCTGGACGCCCTGGCGGTGGCCGAGCTCGACCCGGTCGGCCAGGTGCACCACGGCGCCGTCCATCTCCGCACGCCCGACGGGCGATCCGTCGTTACCCGACCGGGCAGCTTCGGCGATCCCGACTCCCTGCGCCACATCGTCCGGGCACTGCGCCCCCACTCGACCGAACGGAAGGTCACCTCATGA